A stretch of Natator depressus isolate rNatDep1 chromosome 2, rNatDep2.hap1, whole genome shotgun sequence DNA encodes these proteins:
- the FAM237B gene encoding protein FAM237B — protein sequence MDSVCRRRWYLQLGCILIVNLVYANPEYQKEPPGSLGEIDHHCWEISSHRLVEMKKLRVADAIIALWDFMMFLKESPKAKHNELFNDLAQNFWDMYVDCVLSRSHGMGRRQLLSPNYFSTYP from the coding sequence ATGGACTCTGTGTGTAGAAGAAGGTGGTACCTTCAATTGGGCTGTATATTGATAGTGAATTTGGTTTATGCCAATCCAGAATATCAGAAAGAACCTCCTGGAAGCCTGGGTGAGATTGACCATCACTGCTGGGAGATCTCCTCTCACAGGCTGGTGGAAATGAAGAAACTCAGGGTAGCAGATGCTATCATTGCTCTCTGGGATTTCATGATGTTCCTAAAAGAATCACCTAAGGCCAAGCATAACGAACTCTTCAATGACTTAGCCCAGAACTTCTGGGATATGTATGTCGACTGTGTGCTTTCAAGGTCCCATGGAATGGGCAGAAGACAGTTACTATCTCCCAATTATTTTTCCACATACCCATAG